A section of the Humulus lupulus chromosome 2, drHumLupu1.1, whole genome shotgun sequence genome encodes:
- the LOC133818233 gene encoding WAT1-related protein At4g19185-like, whose product MGIERVNLLRTKGQAKIGGTLICVSGAVFMCFYRGWALIGNMEPEFSEHSEIIARGQPEPVGWLMSSFLEFGLDHFHLGVLCLNGNCMCMAAFLAIQAPLLKKYLANISVTAYSYFFGTFLMVVTSFFLTNESTDWALTQSEVLAVINAGTIASALNYGLLTWCNKILGPALVATYNPLQPAASAFLSRIFLGSPIY is encoded by the exons ATGGG TATAGAACGAGTGAACTTGCTCAGGACTAAAGGTCAGGCGAAGATTGGAGGCACTCTCATTTGTGTTTCTGGTGCTGTATTTATGTGTTTCTACCGTGGTTGGGCTTTGATAGGAAATATGGAGCCTGAATTTTCAGAACACAGTGAAATAATTGCCAGAGGTCAACCTGAACCTGTCGGATGGCTAATGTCTAGTTTTTTAGAGTTTGGGCTTGATCATTTTCACCTTGGAGTTTTGTGCTTAAATGGAAACTGCATGTGCATGGCTGCATTTCTGGCCATTCAG GCTCCACTTTTAAAAAAGTATCTTGCAAACATATCAGTCACTGCATATTCATACTTCTTTGGTACTTTCTTGATGGTGGTGACATCATTCTTTCTGACCAACGAATCAACAGACTGGGCTCTAACACAGTCTGAGGTTTTAGCTGTAATAAATGCT GGCACTATTGCATCTGCACTTAATTATGGACTTCTGACATGGTGCAATAAGATCTTGGGGCCTGCTTTGGTTGCTACATACAATCCACTTCAACCTGCTGCTTCTGCCTTCTTGTCCAGAATTTTCCTTGGGAGCCCTATCTATTAG